ATTTCCGGCTGGTCTCCTCGCTCACCCGCTTCGCTGATTCCCGGCTCGATGATTCCTTCATCCGCTTTGTTCCCATCCCGGAGGCCTGGCAGGCCGTCTTCCTGACGGTTTCCGGACGGACAGACCGATGGCGAACAGGCACGTTTGCCGTTTGGCGTTTGAGCGAGGGAGGGTTCTCGTTGCTGTGGGAAAGGGAGGCGTTGCCGCTCAGTGAATATCGGTGGCAGGGAAACCGTTTCATCCTGGACTATTGCGCGGAAACGGACGAGCAAAAGGCTTCCGTCTGCCGTCGCCCGGCGCATGAAGTCTATGCCTGGACCGACAATCGCTGGCAGGAGGTTTCTTCGCCTTAGCCGGCAGTCGGGCTAGCCGGCGATTCCCAAATGCTCCTCCACCCTTGCTGCTTTGAGCCGCGTCAGGGATTATCGGGCCTTCCGCCCGGCTCGCCCGCTGATGTCTTTCTGTCATTATGCGCGGAGCGAAGAATCTCTCAGAAGGGGGGGTTCCTGCACGCATGAAGAAAGCGTCACTCGTGGTCGGGTTGATAGTTTGTGTAGAGTTGATTCTGGCCGCGTCCCCAGCGTCGGCCGGCGGGAAGCCATCACTTCCCCAGCCTTCCACATTCTCCATAGTCGCTTACGATCCGGCCAGCGGCGACTTGGGCGTTGGCGTCGCGTCGAAATTTCCCGCCGTCGGCACCATGGTGCCCTGGGCCAGGGCGGGTGTGGGGGCCGTGGCCACCCAGGCAGCCGCCAATCTTGCTTTCGGCGAGCAGGGTCTCAAGTTGCTGGAACAGGGCTTGAGCCCCGCGGATGCCCTCAGGAAACTGATCGCTGCCGACACGGGCCGGGACGACCGGCAGGTGGCTATGGTGGACGCAAAAGGCCGCGTGGCTGCCTGGACGGGAAAAAATTGTTTCGCTTTCGCCGGGCACATGCCCGATCACTCATACCACTTTTCGGTGCAAGGAAATATTCTGACTGGCCGCGAGGTGATTGACGCCATGGCCAAAGCCTACCGCGCCTCGCCGGGCCGGTTAGCCGAGCGTTTGCTGGCCGCCCTCGAAGCGGGTGAAGCTGCCGGCGGCGACCGTCGCGGAAAAGAATCGGCCGCCCTTCTCGTCGTCCGCCGGGGCAAGGGCTACGGCGGCTACGGCGACCGGTGGATCGATCTGCGCGTGGATGACCACGCCGAGCCGGTCAAAGAGCTGGGCCGGTTGCTTCAAGTCCACACTCTCTACTTCGGTGAAACTGATCCGGCCAAGCTCCACCGGCTGACCCCCTCGCTCGTCCGCGAAATTCAAACCATCCTCAAGCGCCGCGGCTTTTACAAGGGCGACGTCAACGGCGCCTATGACCAGGCAACGCGCAAGGCGCTCGAAGACTACCAGGGCTGGGAAAATCTGGAAATGCG
Above is a genomic segment from Candidatus Acidiferrales bacterium containing:
- a CDS encoding DUF1028 domain-containing protein is translated as MKKASLVVGLIVCVELILAASPASAGGKPSLPQPSTFSIVAYDPASGDLGVGVASKFPAVGTMVPWARAGVGAVATQAAANLAFGEQGLKLLEQGLSPADALRKLIAADTGRDDRQVAMVDAKGRVAAWTGKNCFAFAGHMPDHSYHFSVQGNILTGREVIDAMAKAYRASPGRLAERLLAALEAGEAAGGDRRGKESAALLVVRRGKGYGGYGDRWIDLRVDDHAEPVKELGRLLQVHTLYFGETDPAKLHRLTPSLVREIQTILKRRGFYKGDVNGAYDQATRKALEDYQGWENLEMRFRNDDRIDDVVLTYMRRHEGKTP